One segment of Candidatus Poribacteria bacterium DNA contains the following:
- a CDS encoding carboxypeptidase-like regulatory domain-containing protein has product MNYLRFMLILFACGSLSFGIAFAQDDATNGGTVRGQITDITPAQNPIEGVEVKIVAQDGGKEWTTKTDADGNYKHAGLPAGRYLISISKDGYDRRVGKPVTVVDGGDHFVPLKMAPKGNIGQFFEMQPIFEVQPIMSLPLGVVGSVSRRYNLGEAVVIALYQSMLDSTKNALEQDGSQHAFAKAVKEGSMSLLEVLLSHPDFKAALAKHLSEAQLQDYLDFTEARRQREQQVVARRLTMLIDKELSLTAEQREKIAKVLRGAAWNEAFPISMSTLRISSHQAIHLVHYRLKVSLDALLSETQSKVWQGLVNTNANRARNVFFMPGPEVKVEVENEKVDKGKVEGPDKKRAFIRREPAKHVNIEEGVKVVINEVIIDPPGKLQPWIELNPAGTAASPEQMMEIAEAKLVAHTELLGSLDERAARRLALVAKGVAQQYTEAQDKTHDAMDELWGDEGMNIDITDHPMYQQAIKDVLSEEAFAQYSTYRAEREVWHQQVLRDVVVACMDTQLLLGDTQREALETAASQLIPGPLKEEKPAEFMFFQLFPQTVNFEILTLWQQNEFKRVFGPMMWRR; this is encoded by the coding sequence ATGAATTATTTACGATTCATGTTAATATTGTTTGCTTGTGGCAGTCTGTCGTTCGGTATTGCCTTTGCACAGGACGACGCTACGAATGGTGGAACCGTTCGAGGACAGATTACTGACATAACGCCAGCGCAGAACCCGATTGAAGGTGTTGAAGTTAAAATTGTTGCCCAAGATGGCGGCAAGGAATGGACAACAAAAACAGATGCAGACGGGAATTACAAACACGCTGGACTTCCTGCCGGACGCTACTTGATTAGCATATCTAAAGACGGATACGACAGGCGCGTTGGGAAACCTGTTACCGTTGTTGATGGTGGTGACCATTTTGTCCCGCTCAAAATGGCACCAAAGGGCAATATTGGTCAATTCTTTGAAATGCAACCAATCTTTGAAGTACAACCGATTATGTCCTTACCCTTAGGTGTCGTTGGAAGTGTCAGCAGGCGTTACAATCTGGGCGAGGCGGTTGTTATAGCACTTTATCAATCAATGCTCGATTCAACCAAGAATGCATTAGAGCAGGATGGCAGTCAGCACGCCTTCGCAAAGGCCGTAAAAGAAGGAAGTATGTCTTTGCTTGAAGTGCTATTGTCGCATCCGGACTTCAAGGCGGCATTGGCTAAACATCTGAGCGAGGCGCAGCTTCAGGATTATTTGGACTTCACAGAAGCACGACGACAGCGGGAACAACAGGTGGTCGCTCGTCGACTAACAATGTTAATCGACAAAGAGCTCAGTTTGACGGCAGAGCAACGCGAAAAAATTGCGAAGGTGCTACGCGGCGCAGCGTGGAACGAAGCCTTTCCGATCTCAATGAGTACCTTACGGATCAGTTCGCATCAAGCGATACATTTGGTGCACTATAGGTTGAAAGTCTCTCTGGATGCCCTCTTGAGTGAGACACAGTCCAAGGTTTGGCAAGGATTAGTTAACACAAACGCGAACAGAGCGCGTAACGTTTTTTTCATGCCCGGACCCGAGGTCAAGGTGGAAGTCGAGAATGAGAAGGTAGATAAGGGAAAAGTTGAGGGACCGGACAAAAAGCGTGCGTTTATCCGCAGGGAGCCAGCCAAGCATGTCAACATAGAGGAAGGGGTTAAAGTAGTGATTAACGAGGTAATAATTGACCCGCCAGGGAAACTGCAACCTTGGATTGAACTTAACCCAGCAGGCACAGCGGCATCTCCAGAGCAAATGATGGAAATCGCCGAAGCCAAACTTGTTGCGCATACCGAGTTGTTAGGTTCTCTTGATGAACGCGCCGCTCGACGCTTGGCACTCGTTGCTAAAGGTGTGGCACAACAGTACACTGAAGCCCAAGACAAAACTCACGACGCGATGGATGAATTGTGGGGAGATGAAGGGATGAATATTGACATTACGGATCATCCGATGTACCAACAGGCAATCAAAGATGTGCTGTCTGAAGAGGCATTTGCACAGTATAGCACGTACCGAGCGGAAAGAGAAGTTTGGCATCAACAGGTGCTGCGTGATGTGGTGGTAGCGTGCATGGATACGCAACTGCTTTTGGGCGACACACAGCGGGAAGCGTTAGAAACGGCAGCATCGCAATTGATACCCGGTCCGCTTAAGGAGGAGAAACCAGCGGAGTTTATGTTTTTCCAACTTTTCCCACAGACGGTAAACTTTGAAATCCTGACACTTTGGCAGCAGAATGAATTTAAACGTGTGTTCGGTCCAATGATGTGGCGGAGATGA